A single region of the Austwickia chelonae genome encodes:
- the whiA gene encoding DNA-binding protein WhiA, protein MAMTANVKDELSRLPVTKPSCRKAEVSAILRFAGGLHLIAGRIVVEAELDTASAARRLRKDITEVYGHTSELVVVSESGLRKGNRYVVRVDADGEALARQSGLVDQRGRPVRGLPPRVVNGAAADAEAAWRGAFLAHGSLTEPGRSSSLEVTCPGPEAALALVGAARRLGIQAKAREVRGVDRVVIRDGDAIGAILTRMGAHDAVLAWEERRMRREVRATANRLANFDDANLRRSARAAVTAGARVSRALEILGEEVPEHLREAGQLRLEHKQASLEELGSLAQPPMTKDAVAGRIRRLLAMADKRAAELGIPGTEASLSEELLDA, encoded by the coding sequence ATGGCCATGACCGCGAATGTCAAGGACGAACTCAGCCGACTGCCGGTGACCAAACCCAGCTGCCGCAAAGCCGAGGTCTCGGCCATACTGCGATTCGCCGGAGGACTGCACCTCATCGCCGGACGAATCGTGGTCGAGGCCGAACTCGACACCGCCTCTGCGGCACGCAGACTCCGCAAAGACATCACCGAGGTCTACGGACACACCTCGGAACTCGTCGTCGTCTCCGAATCCGGACTCCGCAAAGGCAACCGATATGTGGTGCGCGTCGACGCCGACGGCGAAGCTTTGGCCCGCCAGAGCGGCCTCGTCGACCAACGAGGACGTCCCGTCCGAGGGCTCCCGCCACGCGTCGTCAACGGAGCCGCTGCCGACGCCGAAGCCGCCTGGCGCGGAGCCTTCCTCGCCCATGGATCCCTCACCGAACCCGGCCGCTCCAGCTCCCTGGAAGTCACCTGCCCAGGCCCAGAGGCCGCGCTCGCGTTGGTGGGTGCTGCCCGCAGGCTGGGTATCCAGGCCAAGGCCCGTGAGGTCCGTGGCGTGGACCGTGTGGTGATCCGTGACGGTGATGCCATCGGCGCCATCCTGACCAGGATGGGGGCCCATGACGCCGTCCTGGCGTGGGAGGAACGGCGAATGCGGCGGGAGGTCCGGGCCACCGCGAACCGTCTGGCCAATTTCGACGATGCGAACCTGCGTCGCTCTGCTCGAGCTGCCGTGACCGCTGGTGCCAGGGTCAGCCGGGCTTTGGAGATCCTGGGGGAGGAGGTTCCGGAGCACCTGCGGGAGGCTGGGCAACTGCGTCTCGAACACAAACAGGCCAGCCTCGAGGAATTGGGTTCATTGGCTCAACCTCCGATGACCAAGGACGCTGTTGCCGGCCGGATCCGGCGTCTCCTGGCGATGGCCGACAAGCGGGCAGCCGAGCTGGGGATCCCCGGCACGGAAGCCAGCCTCTCCGAGGAGCTATTGGACGCCTGA
- the uvrC gene encoding excinuclease ABC subunit UvrC — translation MADPSTYRPRPGEIPTDPGVYRFLDENGQVIYVGKAKNLRARLSSYFQDVARLHPRTRRMVCTGAGIEWTTVSTEIEALQLEYSWIKEFDPNFNVKYRDDKSYPYLAITVSDEFPRAQVFRGAKKPGTRYFGPYAHVWALRESLDELLRVFPLRTCTATVFRRAHLSGRPCLLGYIDKCTAPCVGRISASDHRAIADDLCSFLTGDTGRFIRELEQQMRSAAADLRFEEAARLRDRRAALQKTMERSAVVFTDATDADVFGFAGDELEASVQVFHVRGGRIRGQRGWITEREDEDDSALIGHLLQQVYGGESGETVPREVLVPQLPDRPTVFEDWLSELRGGRVTLRIPHRGDKAALSTTVTRNAEQALSRHKITRSGDLTARGQALAELQEALGLDAAPLRIECFDVSHIQGTDVVASMVVFEDGLPRKSEYRRFVVHGDGATGHNDDTAAMHEVLTRRFRRLHPSDRDEPTGVSSAVDPDTGRPRKFAYAPQLVVVDGGLPQVNAAHRALTDVGVVDIPVVGLAKRLEEIWLPGEEFPVILPRNSDGLFLLQRVRDEAHRFAITFHRKRRSKTMTTSDLDGIPGLGPSRRKALLETFGTVRALREATTEELSSVPGIGPHLARTVSEHLAAADQKRVPSVHAETGEILE, via the coding sequence GTGGCCGACCCATCGACATACCGACCGCGACCCGGCGAGATACCCACCGACCCCGGTGTCTACCGTTTCCTCGACGAGAACGGCCAGGTCATCTACGTCGGCAAGGCCAAGAACCTGCGCGCACGGTTGTCGTCCTACTTCCAGGACGTGGCACGGCTCCATCCGCGTACCCGACGTATGGTCTGCACCGGCGCAGGAATCGAATGGACGACAGTGTCGACCGAGATCGAAGCGCTGCAACTGGAATACAGCTGGATCAAGGAATTCGACCCGAACTTCAACGTCAAGTACCGGGATGACAAGTCCTACCCCTACCTGGCCATCACCGTCTCGGACGAATTCCCTCGCGCCCAGGTGTTCCGCGGAGCCAAGAAACCCGGGACCCGCTACTTCGGCCCCTACGCTCATGTGTGGGCCCTGCGGGAAAGCCTGGACGAGCTTCTCCGCGTCTTCCCCCTACGCACGTGCACCGCGACCGTCTTCCGTCGGGCCCATCTGTCGGGGAGACCTTGCCTGCTGGGGTACATCGACAAATGCACGGCTCCGTGCGTGGGACGGATCAGCGCGTCCGACCACCGAGCCATCGCCGACGACCTGTGTTCCTTCCTGACGGGAGACACCGGACGTTTCATCCGTGAACTCGAACAACAGATGCGATCAGCCGCTGCTGACCTGCGCTTCGAGGAAGCTGCCCGCCTTCGTGACCGACGAGCCGCACTGCAGAAGACGATGGAACGGTCTGCAGTGGTCTTCACCGATGCCACCGATGCCGACGTCTTCGGTTTCGCCGGTGACGAGCTCGAAGCCTCGGTCCAGGTCTTCCACGTCCGTGGAGGACGCATTCGAGGACAGCGGGGCTGGATCACCGAACGGGAGGACGAGGACGACTCCGCGCTCATCGGGCATCTGCTGCAGCAGGTCTACGGTGGTGAATCAGGTGAAACGGTACCTCGTGAAGTGCTCGTTCCTCAGCTCCCAGACCGGCCCACCGTCTTCGAGGACTGGCTCTCCGAACTCAGAGGCGGACGAGTCACGCTGCGTATCCCCCACCGAGGGGACAAAGCTGCTCTTTCCACCACGGTCACGCGTAACGCAGAGCAAGCTCTCAGCAGACACAAGATCACTAGATCAGGTGATCTCACCGCACGAGGACAGGCGCTCGCCGAACTGCAAGAAGCGCTCGGCCTGGACGCGGCGCCTCTACGCATCGAGTGTTTCGACGTGTCCCACATCCAAGGGACCGACGTGGTGGCCTCGATGGTCGTCTTCGAGGACGGATTGCCGCGCAAGAGTGAATACCGCAGGTTCGTCGTCCATGGTGATGGTGCTACCGGACACAATGACGACACCGCGGCCATGCACGAGGTCCTCACCCGCCGTTTCCGTCGTCTCCACCCGTCTGATCGTGATGAACCCACCGGAGTCTCCTCGGCCGTCGACCCGGACACGGGACGTCCACGCAAATTCGCCTATGCGCCTCAACTCGTCGTGGTCGACGGGGGACTGCCCCAGGTCAACGCGGCACATCGAGCGCTCACGGACGTCGGAGTCGTCGACATCCCGGTCGTGGGCCTGGCCAAACGACTTGAAGAGATCTGGCTGCCCGGCGAAGAGTTCCCCGTGATCCTTCCCCGCAACAGCGACGGACTCTTCCTACTGCAACGGGTCCGGGACGAGGCTCACCGCTTCGCAATCACCTTCCACCGGAAACGGCGCTCGAAAACCATGACCACCAGTGATCTCGACGGCATCCCCGGGCTAGGGCCTTCACGCCGCAAAGCTCTCCTCGAAACTTTCGGCACCGTCCGCGCCCTCCGCGAAGCCACCACCGAGGAACTGTCGTCCGTACCAGGCATAGGCCCGCACCTGGCCCGGACAGTGTCCGAACACTTGGCTGCAGCGGATCAGAAGCGAGTTCCTTCGGTTCATGCAGAAACCGGTGAGATCCTGGAGTGA
- a CDS encoding Rieske (2Fe-2S) protein: MTATSSHTATAMSRRDMLRAGTTLTIAGATVTLLAGCGGKGGSTASTQPSAPSSLSSAATQKIAEAVKANKVEVGKAAVLGEGIILAQPESGNYVVFSDICPHQGARITDISSRGNLRCALHGSEFDPKDGKVKVGPANTGLVPRKATVDGDKVTLA, translated from the coding sequence ATGACCGCCACCAGTTCCCACACCGCCACCGCCATGAGCCGCCGGGACATGCTCCGGGCCGGGACGACCCTGACCATCGCCGGAGCCACTGTCACCCTCCTGGCCGGTTGCGGCGGCAAAGGTGGTTCCACCGCCAGCACCCAGCCGAGCGCGCCCAGCTCGTTGTCCTCCGCCGCCACCCAGAAGATCGCCGAAGCGGTCAAGGCCAACAAAGTCGAGGTCGGTAAAGCCGCAGTCCTCGGCGAAGGCATCATCCTCGCCCAACCCGAGTCAGGAAATTACGTCGTCTTCAGCGACATCTGCCCCCACCAAGGAGCCCGGATCACCGACATCTCCAGCCGGGGCAACCTCCGCTGCGCACTCCACGGCAGCGAATTCGACCCCAAGGACGGCAAGGTCAAAGTAGGGCCTGCGAACACCGGACTGGTTCCCCGCAAGGCCACCGTCGACGGCGACAAGGTCACCCTGGCCTGA
- the rapZ gene encoding RNase adapter RapZ, with protein MTDSTTTRPDAPQVPTPSDDSPAELELTIVTGMSGAGRSTAAHALEDLGWYVVDNLPASMLPQLAQLSASPASTVTRLAAVVDARSRGFFNDFREALSSLRSMGVQPRVIFIDANDESLIRRFESVRRPHPLQGDGRLLDGIQAEREKLADLRADSDLVVDTSGLNVHQLSAKVRDVMGGTSSTRLRIALVSFGFKYGVPLDADLVFDMRFLPNPYWIPELRSSTGRDEAVAAYVLSQPCALEFVDRLVSLMEPMLAGYLHEGRRYITVAIGCTGGKHRSVAVAERLALRLHTPEIATILFHRDLGRE; from the coding sequence ATGACCGACTCGACGACGACACGACCAGATGCTCCGCAGGTGCCGACACCGAGCGACGATTCCCCTGCAGAGCTGGAACTGACCATCGTCACCGGAATGAGCGGCGCCGGACGCTCGACCGCTGCCCACGCCCTGGAAGACCTGGGCTGGTATGTGGTCGACAACCTGCCCGCATCGATGCTCCCACAGCTCGCGCAGCTCAGCGCAAGCCCGGCCTCCACCGTGACCAGACTGGCCGCCGTGGTCGACGCCCGCTCACGAGGATTCTTCAACGACTTCCGAGAAGCCTTGTCCTCACTGCGCTCAATGGGCGTGCAACCTCGAGTGATCTTCATCGACGCCAACGACGAATCCCTGATCCGCCGCTTCGAGAGCGTCCGTCGACCCCACCCTTTACAAGGCGATGGCCGACTCCTCGACGGAATCCAGGCCGAGCGGGAAAAACTGGCCGACCTCCGCGCAGACTCCGACCTGGTCGTCGACACCTCAGGGCTGAACGTGCATCAGCTATCGGCAAAGGTCCGCGACGTGATGGGCGGAACCAGCAGCACCCGCCTGCGAATCGCCCTGGTCTCATTCGGATTCAAATACGGCGTCCCCCTGGATGCAGACCTCGTCTTCGACATGCGCTTCCTCCCCAACCCGTACTGGATTCCCGAGCTCCGTAGCTCGACCGGACGAGACGAGGCCGTCGCCGCCTACGTCCTGTCCCAACCGTGTGCACTCGAGTTCGTGGACCGCCTCGTCTCCCTGATGGAACCGATGCTGGCCGGCTATCTCCACGAAGGACGCCGGTACATCACCGTCGCCATCGGATGCACCGGAGGTAAACACCGTTCGGTCGCTGTGGCCGAAAGATTGGCGCTCCGCTTGCACACCCCGGAGATCGCCACCATTCTCTTCCATCGTGACCTCGGACGGGAATGA
- a CDS encoding gluconeogenesis factor YvcK family protein: MPGRPSVVALGGGHGLAASLAALRHVSDNITAVVTVADDGGSSGRLRREYDIPPPGDLRMALAALCDDSAWGQLWGDVLQHRFEGNGPLGGHALGNLLIVALWDLLDDTVQGLDVVARLLNARGRVLPMAATPLTISAHVQGLDPTAPDTVTTIHGQAAVAKAPGKVLDISLEPAEPPAHPEALAAVHAAEWVVLGPGSWFTSVMPHLLVPDLARALTETTAHRLLTLNVEMNTTETQGFTAAHHLEVLASYAPDLRLDVVLADPRVIDDRDRVESAAALLGAELVIAGVAATDRPSVHDVLRLAAAYRDVFGG, from the coding sequence ATGCCAGGACGGCCATCTGTCGTCGCTTTGGGAGGAGGACATGGGTTAGCAGCCTCTCTCGCAGCATTACGCCACGTATCGGACAACATCACCGCCGTAGTGACCGTCGCCGACGACGGCGGCTCCAGCGGCCGACTCCGCCGCGAATACGACATCCCACCACCCGGCGACCTCCGCATGGCACTCGCCGCACTCTGCGACGACTCGGCCTGGGGCCAGCTCTGGGGCGACGTCCTACAGCACCGCTTCGAAGGCAACGGCCCGCTGGGAGGACATGCGCTCGGAAACCTCCTGATCGTGGCGCTCTGGGACCTGCTCGATGACACCGTCCAAGGCCTCGACGTCGTAGCCCGTCTCCTCAACGCCAGAGGGCGTGTGCTCCCCATGGCCGCCACCCCCTTGACCATCTCCGCCCACGTCCAAGGACTCGACCCCACCGCGCCGGACACCGTCACGACCATCCACGGACAAGCCGCCGTCGCCAAAGCCCCCGGCAAAGTTCTCGACATCAGCCTCGAACCCGCCGAACCACCTGCCCACCCCGAAGCCCTCGCCGCCGTCCACGCCGCCGAATGGGTAGTCCTGGGCCCAGGATCCTGGTTCACCTCCGTGATGCCCCACCTTCTCGTACCCGACCTCGCCCGAGCACTCACCGAGACCACAGCCCACCGGCTACTCACCTTGAACGTAGAAATGAACACCACCGAGACCCAAGGATTCACCGCAGCCCACCACCTGGAAGTCCTGGCCTCCTACGCCCCTGACCTCCGCCTCGACGTCGTCCTGGCCGACCCCCGCGTCATCGACGACCGTGACCGAGTCGAATCCGCAGCAGCACTCCTCGGCGCAGAACTGGTCATCGCCGGCGTCGCAGCCACCGACCGACCGTCCGTCCACGACGTCCTCCGACTGGCCGCCGCCTACCGCGACGTTTTCGGAGGATAA